The Anopheles coluzzii chromosome 2, AcolN3, whole genome shotgun sequence genome window below encodes:
- the LOC120952379 gene encoding pyridoxal phosphate phosphatase PHOSPHO2-like — protein sequence MFSSSGRLLKRLAVLDFDHTVCEHNTDVVVRDLLGPGGVPPDVQSILRSCGWIPYMQRVFRLLHQGGFQPMDIASAIRGIPEVPGMKSCIGNLVRHGFDVIIISDSNSEFIRLWNDFNDIGSYIHSVFTNPARFDGSGLLELRPYHYQTECSLSSKNLCKGKIMEEFLRRQHDERQVDYEKVFYAGDGKNDVCPMLRLGSNGYACARRGYSCHDALQGAIGKLEHPYVAKVLQWTDGHELNDLIWTELED from the coding sequence ATGTTCTCCAGCAGTGGGCGGCTGCTGAAGCGGCTGGCCGTGCTGGATTTCGATCACACCGTCTGCGAACACAACACGGACGTAGTGGTGCGCGATCTGCTCGGGCCGGGCGGGGTACCGCCGGACGTGCAAAGCATACTGCGCTCCTGCGGCTGGATCCCGTACATGCAGCGCGTCTTCCGGCTGCTGCACCAGGGCGGCTTCCAGCCGATGGACATTGCGTCGGCGATACGCGGCATACCGGAGGTGCCCGGGATGAAGTCGTGCATCGGCAACCTGGTGCGGCACGGGTTCGACGTGATCATCATAAGCGATTCCAACTCGGAGTTCATACGGCTGTGGAACGATTTCAACGACATCGGCTCGTACATACACAGCGTGTTTACAAATCCGGCCCGGTTCGATGGCAGCGGGCTGCTGGAGCTGCGCCCGTACCACTACCAGACGGAGTGCTCGCTCAGCTCGAAGAACCTTTGCAAGGGCAAGATAATGGAAGAGTTCCTGCGCCGGCAGCACGACGAGCGGCAGGTCGATTACGAGAAGGTGTTCTACGCCGGGGACGGCAAGAACGACGTGTGTCCGATGTTGCGGCTCGGCAGCAATGGGTACGCCTGTGCCAGACGTGGCTACTCCTGCCATGATGCACTGCAGGGTGCCATCGGGAAGCTGGAGCACCCGTACGTGGCCAAGGTACTGCAATGGACGGATGGGCACGAGCTGAACGACCTTATATGGACTGAACTGGAGGACTGA
- the LOC120952375 gene encoding zinc finger MYND domain-containing protein 11, with amino-acid sequence MASLVQQETPCGVASAIWNIIISAQGEEIEQTKLVEQLADVLEDTELAERHVQAAISDELIVECARPKHRGRQRLTPTYTVPANWQAYAIPDGQPDKYCYECHHVGSVVKCAGCVRSFHEGCQKTGDERQLELEQYMSKQRRITVSAVKARTARGRQRRSSAASLAVTEESTVSSMDLSAAQGSVELADSTRLGQHGSVDDSVDVTVGESLADRIKHESDDTCSSIKREENVKEEGLPTVDDAMFVGMVRPPNRRLERSLNTPTVKPEVSDREGSAGRDGSDNSSQAASDTIAPRYCYACELLRHSSNQAPSSIEKSELNYLLKFVVEQYKSWIPKDTFSTSKFLRDTARQTPVVTRKTIDICRKMLLRIPTSFADVREKITSEQYARLEEFHVDLLDIVHNVAIIHGDTSTAYSAAMYFLADCVYDLREIRHCSDCYRHSAEKAEPDWFARPCRTRHELVFAKQSRFQYWPAKVVRVVNNLYDVRFFGGNHPRALIDAGWVKPIDTELGTLGVKDKHGGFQLAMKEMLKYQSLAEGFRDHFAFTSVTEQMQAAVVTRTVESVLPPELRDGAGRQSTSLGGEFTARTMKKRQRNQRNKQPSVVHQSVPLGAVSPPPTVASTNGSTISTRSKRRETASHQHTPAKKTRSSTQAVAQSPEQDSVELPLQQLDCALDGNHNGYDGEVGASSSTRVARTKQNEILRFPEKYDTFRLKQLFQQVTDLEETKQVALKLLQNKEQHFARKLEWLKETHQHQISEIKKRQWCVVCEKEARIPCCWNTSYCTTDCRERHWPGHQRQHPIASHSNRFS; translated from the exons ATGGCTAGCCTAGTACAGCAGGAAACGCCGTGTGGTGTAGCATCCGCCATCTGGAATATAATTATCAGTGCCCAGGGAGAAGAAATCGAACAGACGAAGTTAGTTGAGCAGCTCGCCGATGTGCTCGAAGATACGG AATTGGCGGAACGACACGTCCAGGCGGCCATTTCCGACGAGCTAATAGTGGAGTGCGCCCGACCAAAGCACCGCGGAAGACAGAGACTAACTCCCACGTACACAGTACCGGCAAACTGGCAAGCGTACGCCATCCCGGACGGACAGCCGGACAAATATTGCTACGAGTGCCACCATGTTGGCAGTGTGGTGAAATGTGCCGGCTGCGTCCGAAGCTTCCACGAGGGCTGCCAGAAAACGGGCGACGAGCGGCAGCTCGAGCTGGAGCAGTACATGTCGAAGCAGAGGCGCATTACGGTGTCGGCAGTGAAGGCGCGGACGGCGCGGGGCAGGCAAAGGCGGTCCTCGGCCGCATCGCTTGCGGTCACGGAAGAGAGCACCGTCTCGTCGATGGACCTGTCGGCGGCTCAAGGCTCCGTCGAACTCGCTGACAGTACGAGGCTCGGGCAGCACGGTTCGGTGGACGATTCGGTGGACGTGACTGTGGGCGAATCGCTTGCCGACCGGATAAAGCACGAATCCGACGACacgtgcagcagcatcaaGCGGGAAGAGAACGTGAAGGAGGAAGGCTTGCCGACCGTCGACGACGCAATGTTTGTGGGTATGGTGCGACCGCCCAACCGGCGCCTGGAGAGAAGCCTCAACACACCGACGGTCAAGCCGGAAGTGTCGGACAGGGAAGGTAGTGCGGGCAGGGATGGCAGTGATAATAGCAGTCAAGCTGCTAGTGACACGATCGCGCCCCGTTACTGCTACGCCTGTGAACTGCTGCGGCATAGCTCAAATCAGGCACCTTCCAGCATTGAAAAGAGCGAGCTGAATTATCTTTTAAAGTTTGTAGTCGAACAATATAAATCTTGG aTTCCAAAGGATACATTTTCAACCTCCAAGTTCTTGAGGGATACCGCTCGCCAAACGCCCGTGGTGACGCGCAAGACCATTGATATTTGCCGCAAGATGCTGCTGCGCATTCCCACATCGTTCGCGGACGTACGGGAAAAGATCACAAGCGAGCAGTACGCCCGGTTGGAAGAGTTTCACGTTGATTTGCTGGACATTGTGCATAACGTTGCCATCATCCATGGAG ATACTTCGACGGCCTACAGTGCTGCGATGTACTTCCTAGCGGATTGCGTGTACGATCTGCGTGAAATACGCCATTGTTCGGACTGCTATCGCCACTCGGCCGAGAAAGCCGAACCGGATTGGTTCGCTCGACCGTGTCGCACCCGGCACGAGCTGGTGTTTGCCAAGCAGTCACGCTTCCAGTACTGGCCGGCGAAGGTCGTGCGGGTGGTAAACAACCTGTACGATGTGCGGTTCTTCGGCGGAAATCATCCGCGAGCGCTAATAGATGCGGGCTGGGTTAAGCCCATCGATACCGAGCTGGGCACGCTCGGTGTGAAGGATAAGCATGGAGGCTTTCAGCTAGCGATGAAGGAAATGTTGAAATATCAGTCACTCGCGGAAGGATTCAGAGATCATTTTGCCTTTACGTCCGTCACGGAGCAGATGCAGGCAGCGGTGGTTACCAGAACGGTGGAAAGTGTTTTGCCGCCGGAGTTGCGCGATGGCGCTGGTAGACAGAGTACATCCTTGGGCGGTGAATTCACAGCGCGGACCATGAAGAAGAGACAGCGGAACCAGAGAAACAAGCAGCCCAGTGTGGTGCATCAGTCTGTACCGCTTGGTGCAGTGAG CCCACCACCGACTGTTGCCAGCACAAATGGCAGTACTATATCGACGCGGTCAAAACGTCGGGAAACGGCCTCCCATCAGCATACACCAGCCAAAAAGACACGCTCCAGCACTCAAGCAGTCGCCCAATCGCCCGAGCAGGATTCGGTCGAGCTTCCTCTACAGCAGTTGGACTGCGCGCTCGATGGCAATCATAACGGGTACGATGGTGAGGTAGGCGCTTCCAGCTCTACACGTGTAGCTCGCACGAAGCAGAATGAAATTCTACGGTTCCCGGAAAAATACGACACATTTCGG CTAAAGCAACTGTTTCAACAAGTAACCGATCTGGAGGAAACGAAACAGGTCGCTCTAAAGCTGCTGCAGAACAAAGAGCAGCACTTTGCCCGCAAACTGGAATGGTTGAAGGAAACGCACCAGCACCAAATAAGTGAAATTAAGAAAAGGCAATGG TGCGTGGTGTGTGAAAAGGAAGCCCGAATTCCGTGCTGCTGGAATACGTCCTACTGTACGACCGACTGTCGCGAACGGCATTGGCCAGGGCATCAGCGGCAACACCCGATCGCGAGCCACAGTAATCGTTTTTCCTAG
- the LOC120952376 gene encoding diphthine methyltransferase yields MGKLNIETITSHDTEQPADSIEWCPHDGWQDVFVCGTYQHERDEEPSSANRVGRILLYRFGAGPDGGGPTDDTLSLLQTIDRSAVLDQKWNPRTNHQLAVAGADGTLALYALSDTSGQLQLEPQTTATLAGDETEERNLLALALDWSPDGKRIAVSDSHGCIQLLNVEDGLQPVHSWKVHGFEAWTCAFSRHNENIVFSGGDDCFLCAHDVRCPGEPIMKGKNKTHSAGVTSLLSFAGRDHILLTGSYDENVRLFDERQLKCSVSELPLHGGVWRLRSNPLREPDAILCACMYHNFSVVQLNADDSFELVGVYGEHESICYGCDWQQVGKGYRSGRNVIATCSFYDHKLCVSEVTVA; encoded by the exons ATGGGTAAATTAAATATCGAAACTATAACCTCACACGACACCGAACAACCGGCCGATTCGATCGAATGGTGTCCGCACGACGGCTGGCAGGACGTATTCGTATGCGGCACCTACCAGCACGAGCGCGATGAAGAACCGTCCTCCGCAAATCGAGTAGGCCGAATACTATTGTACCGGTTCGGTGCTGGACCGGACGGTGGTGGACCTACGGATGATACGCTCTCGCTCCTACAAACGATTGACAGGTCGGCCGTTTTAGATCAAAAATGGAACCCACGGACAAACCATCAACTGGCGGTGGCCGGTGCCGATGGAACGCTAGCACTCTACGCCCTGTCCGACACATCCGGACAGCTTCAGCTCGAACCACAGACAACGGCAACGCTTGCGGGCGATGAAACCGAGGAGCGTAATCTGTTAGCGTTGGCGCTTGATTGGTCGCCCGATGGAAAACGGATCGCTGTAAGCGATTCGCACGGTTGCATCCAGCTGTTGAACGTTGAGGATGGTCTCCAGCCCGTGCACAGCTGGAAGGTGCACGGGTTTGAAGCGTGGACGTGTGCGTTTAGTCGGCATAACGAAAATATCGTCTTCAGTG GTGGCGACGATTGCTTTCTGTGTGCGCACGACGTACGCTGTCCGGGCGAACCGATCATGAagggtaaaaataaaactcactCGGCGGGAGTCACCTCTCTACTGTCCTTTGCCGGGCGGGATCACATTCTACTCACCGGAAGCTACGATGAAAACGTACGTCTGTTTGACGAACGGCAGCTGAAGTGTAGCGTTTCCGAACTGCCGCTGCACGGTGGCGTCTGGCGCTTGCGGTCGAATCCACTCCGCGAGCCGGATGCAATTCTGTGCGCCTGCATGTATCATAACTTTAGTGTGGTTCAGCTTAATGCAGACGATTCGTTCGAGCTGGTTGGAGTGTACGGGGAACATGAGAGCATCTGCTATGGTTGTGATTGGCAACAGGTTGGGAAAGGCTACCGTTCCGGTAGAAACGTGATAGCGACTTGCTCGTTTTACGATCATAAACTATGCGTATCGGAGGTAACTGTAGCTTAG
- the LOC120952378 gene encoding serine protease snake-like, which produces MMLPLLVVALLWLGGCFHLITVVGAIVGGDSATADEFPHMAVLGRSCLQADGGDCVDGYEWFCGGTLISDRFVLTAAHCAHTGMSHPPTVVQLGAHDLRRPALYVGVRDVVLHPGYGGVLAYNDIALIRLESPVASSIQPALLWRSETIPENVPLIATGWGKLGHFEDPSMILQRVQIPIVPNSQCNQLLYRSRRLRHGVLPSQLCAGDPNGGKDTCEGDSGGPLQLKLPSARPIGQAYRYYVVGITSNGGICGTVDRPGLYTRVSSYAGWIDQVLEQITPD; this is translated from the exons ATGATGTTACCATTGCTGGTAGTGGCGCTTCTGTGGCTCGGCGGATGCTTCCACCTAATAACAGTGGTCGGTGCTATAGTGGGTGGTGACAGCGCGACCGCCGACGAGTTCCCCCATATGGCCGTGCTGGGACGGTCCTGCCTGCAAGCCGATGGGGGCGATTGTGTCGACGGGTACGAATGGTTCTGCGGCGGTACGCTGATCTCGGACCGCTTCGTCCTGACGGCGGCACACTGTGCCCACACGGGCATGTCCCATCCCCCGACGGTGGTGCAGCTCGGTGCGCATGATCTGCGCCGCCCCGCGCTGTACGTTGGCGTGCGGGACGTTGTGCTGCATCCGGGATATGGCGGTGTGCTTGCGTACAACGATATTGCGCTGATACGGCTAGAGTCACCGGTGGCATCCAGCATCCAGCCGGCGCTGCTCTGGCGAAGCGAAACGATCCCCGAGAACGTGCCATTGATCGCTACCGGGTGGGGCAAACTTGGCCACT TTGAGGACCCGTCCATGATACTGCAGCGCGTACAGATACCGATCGTACCGAACAGCCAGTGCAACCAGTTGCTGTACCGGAGCCGGCGCCTGCGCCATGGCGTGCTGCCAAGTCAACTGTGCGCCGGCGACCCGAACGGTGGCAAGGATACGTGCGAAGGTGATTCGGGCGGTCCGCTACAGCTGAAGCTTCCGTCGGCCAGACCGATCGGACAAGCTTATCGCTACTACGTCGTCGGGATCACGTCGAACGGTGGCATCTGCGGTACGGTCGACCGGCCCGGGCTGTACACGCGCGTTTCGTCCTACGCCGGGTGGATCGACCAGGTGCTGGAGCAGATCACACCGGACTAG
- the LOC120947268 gene encoding uncharacterized protein LOC120947268, with protein MDGDKSVVPRTNKKSERERERERERERERKREKGTAYPRARVCECPPSTKCKEKERERELWRWLFSTHVCAHLKAIYPLVRGQAISVLFHLAPRQGVCKQGPYARALPTPDVKLCAPPPLLDCIRPPALPPRTHVRLRAHRHTDTHTHANINEIRGARSGRKAPVECARSGWGSAVVCARFHPSVGRDLCWDAAAYPVASALHQTTGSARPAAQQWRWCTGVGPTLRTLTWANVGLDVWSLDRASLCPLCGETASLRDTWSHPKRARSLRAAGTTPSVRRAELQFTTETIDEMLLLLLLLHPPGVQFARTVSIPPPPHRDVVQVCLCVCVRAPVQFACVTRDSREKQFHKKTKNGNLTAISQPSRVVDVTMTALWDFLLFCSYVFTIKMPTVCVRVCVRFGCACGRASVL; from the coding sequence ATGGATGGAGATAAATCCGTTGTTCCGCGAACAAAtaaaaagagcgagagagagagagagagagaaagagagagagagagagagagaaagagagagaagggcaCAGCTTacccgcgcgcgcgtgtgtgtgagtgtccgCCGAGTACGAAAtgcaaagagaaagagagagagagagaactgTGGCGGTGGCTATTTAGTACGCATGTATGCGCGCACTTGAAAGCTATTTACCCGTTAGTGCGCGGCCAGGCCATTTCAGTGCTTTTCCACTTGGCACCCCGGCAAGGTGTGTGCAAGCAAGGCCCGTACGCCCGTGCTCTCCCCACACCGGACGTAAAGCTGTGCGCCCCTCCCCCTCTTCTCGATTGCATTCGCCCGCCAGCGCTCCCACCCCGCACGCACGTTCGACTgcgcgcacacagacacacggacacacacacacatgcaaacatCAACGAAATACGCGGGGCAAGAAGCGGGCGCAAGGCACCTGTAGAGTGCGCTCGGAGCGGTTGGGGCTCAGCTGTTGTGTGCGCGCGTTTCCATCCGTCAGTTGGCCGCGATCTCTGCTGGGATGCGGCCGCCTATCCGGTTGCCAGCGCTCTTCACCAGACCACCGGGAGTGCCCGTCCGGCAGCGCAACAGTGGCGGTGGTGCACCGGGGTTGGACCGACACTTCGCACCCTGACCTGGGCCAACGTTGGTTTGGATGTTTGGAGTTTGGATCGAGCCAGCCTTTGCCCACTGTGCGGCGAGACGGCAAGCTTGCGCGACACGTGGTCGCATCCAAAACGGGCCCGGTCGCTGCGGGCTGCCGGAACAACCCCCTCAGTTCGGCGAGCGGAACTTCAATTTACAACGGAAACGATCGacgagatgctgctgctactgctgctgctgcatccccCCGGAGTGCAATTTGCGAGAACCGTATCTATTCCACCGCCACCGCATAGAGACGTAGTGCaagtgtgtttatgtgtgtgtgtgcgcgctccTGTGCAATTTGCGTGTGTGACAAGGGACAGCCGCGAGAAACaattccacaaaaaaacaaaaaacggaaaccTTACCGCAATTTCACAACCGAGCCGAGTTGTTGATGTCACTATGACGGCACTatgggattttttgttgttttgttcgtacGTCTTTACGATCAAAATGcccacagtgtgtgtgcgtgtgtgtgtacgatttgggtgtgcgtgtgggaGAGCTAGTGTTTTGTAA